The DNA region TGATCTGGTGCCTTATCTCCATTTACTTCACCAGTCAAGTTGTTAAACGATAAGTCACTGCCGCAAACAACGTgtacaaaataaacaataaattctGGATGGATGTTTGTGTTTTcacttttcaatatataaatttgCAGATTTCGCAACAATTCTTAAATAGACCATCTCAATATCTCATACATGCAAAGGTTTAAATACATCAGATCTTGTCATACTTTTTTTTATGACGAGAGGAGAGAGGTTATATGTCCGAAGACCAGAATAGTCGTAGGAGAAGATCCCGACCATACACATTTAAGTCTACTTTCCAATGAAAGTAGACCTTTCCTAGCGAGACTTAAACATGTGACCTCTAAGATCTCTACTAcataatccaaaattttaaccACAATGTCAAATCGTAGTTGGTGACTTGTCATACTTGCATATCAATCTCAAAAAGTTACCTTATTTTCTCTCTATGATATTTATTGATGTGCTTATGTACAGCTAGAACTGATTTAGTCCAGTAACTTTAAGCATATAAACTTACAGAGTTTCCAAATCCATCTTGCTCCAGATGGAAGAAGGAATTGAACCAGACAGACTCACATTCCTCAAAATCCTGAAACAGGGACGGAGACATTAGTTTGACATTCTCAGATAAACCAAAGCTTCATTGGAAAACACATACAGGGTTTTGATGACTTCGCTAGATATATTTGGAAAGGAGTGTATCCCAGTCGTATCACTAATGCTCCTGAAAAATGGACATGAAAGGTCAGTATATTCATTTCAATGGACCTTTTGCTGATCAATTAACTAAAAGTAGTTAATACCCACAGGTGGGTAAGATTTTCGAGGCGGGCCACCGCGTCAGGAATAGGTCCTTTCAGTCCACTTGCATGTAGATCTCTGTTGATCATAATCGACACAAATTAGATGacattaaacacacaaaaaataagagaaattatAATTAGTAATGATGGACAAGCTTACAGCCTTTGAAGCCCAGACCAGCTGCCAATATATTCTGGGATGATGCCACTGAAGTTATTGTCACATAACCTACTGCATAGTGTAAATAAACAACTAGTTCACTTCCTTGCGGGTCAAGGAAACATTCTCATTCTCAACACAAAAGCTCCAATTAAGAGGTTACAGTTCAATTTAGGTGCcaacaaaacaatatttttcgAAACTTACATTTTCTCAAGCTTTATCAGTCTAGCGAGAGTGATAGGAAGGCTTCCTGTAAATTGATTGGATGCGAGTTCCCTGCAAAACAGAGGTTTCAGATTATATTTTAGCTAAATACTTAACTATTTCAATAAAATCAAAGATTCTGGTGGTTTTTGGACAATGGTTAATAAGATGCAAAGAGAATCTTACAATCCTGTTAGGTTGGTCAAGTTACCAAGCCAATCAGGAATTGGACCAGAGAATTGGTTGGCTTCAACCCCTCTGAAAAAATAGCATCACGTTAATGTAGTATTAGACTAATGATTAGAAGGCACACTCCTAGAGGCTACATGTATGAGACGTACAGAAATGTCAGGTTCTTGAAGTTTTGTAAACCAGATGGTAAAGGGCCTGACAAATTATTCGCGCACAGCGAGCTGCGTCCAAAGTCAAAGTTAACTCGCGAATCCTACAGAGGGAATTGTCGGAGCTGGAAAATAAACAAACAGAAAGACAGAGAGCTGACATGAAAGTGAGGTCTGCCATTGAAGCCCATTCCGCCGGGATGGAGCCTGAAAGGTAATTTCGGCACAACTCTCTGTAAAGAAGAGCGAAAACTCACTATAAATATTAGGTggtgaaccaaaaaaaaaagaaattattatatatatatatatatatatatatatataaaagaaaattatatatatattatttatttaaaactataaattagtattatagatttatttatttttagataggtttaacaacttttttaaaatgatttctttttaatattatatattttaaatgaattattttaaaaagatatacaCAATTTTacttattagttttattttagcaTAGGTATATTCCCTACCAAAATCTTGGTATAGATAGAATATTTCTGtgtaacaataaatatattatctacattaaaaatctttttaaaaatataaataatatataatggtaaattattaaaattatattattatattatcatGTAAATATAATGGTATTACGACAGTCATATAAACATGGTCTATGTTATAGatgactaaatatataaaactgccattataaaattatttataaagttataatGGTATATGATTGTcaaatatgtattttatgtaactccatatattttgtaatttatatttatataacatatgatAATTTAGTATGACGAAAGAtagacaaaatataaattaattatattttgttatgttGCAATTAGTGATTTGAAGAAAAGCAAAGAAGATCATCAATATTAACTTGATGTCCAATTAAAGTCAGTGGTTAAGAAATGTATAAGAAGAGTCGTGTATTGTATTTTCTTCTAAATGACCGAAggtttaattttagtttagtttcgGAATCACCTTCGATCATCTCAGTGATCGAAAACGCATCATACCTGTCTCCCACCGTCTGGTATCACTGGCAATCTACTTTCATGGAAGATCTGGAATATTTGGATTATAAGAAACATGCTCCTCTTTGAATCGCGCCCAACATCAGCACAAGCCACTGCTTTAAGAGCCCTGACGGGAGCTAGAGAATGGCTACAGGTGCAAGATCCTAAAGCGAATATACCGAAGAACACTCAGATCACAGAAGGACCCCCATCTATTCCTCTCGGTACAGTGTCATGCAATACTGATGCTACCTGGAAAAAGGAATCCCAAGATGCGGGTCTTACTTGGATCTTCGACgtctcttcatctctctcttcgATGGCTGCATCAGATGGATGCCAATTCCAAACTAGGGTCGCATCAGCTATCATGGCGAAAGGGCTAGCAATTCGGGAAGGTCTCTCCACGCACACAACATCGGCATCACCAATATCTGGCTTTGATCAGATTCTCTCTCTCGCTTGTCAAAGCGATCAACTCGACTTCAAAACCGATGAACCTCTACGGAGTTCTATAGGACATCAACGTTATATCTTCTACTTTCTCCTTTTACTGTATTTCGTTTGTACCCAGAGAATAAAATGGGCCGGCTAATATGCTAGCCAAAGCCTGCCTATTTTACTCTATAACCACATGGACCTGAGGCcatttaagatttatattatgttgttcaaaaaaaaagtttagtttcGAAATATGACACCGGTTTAGTTTTAATAGGCGATGTTGTTTTAGTTTAAGTAGACCGGTTGTATTATTTAAGCAGTGATAATATTGTAACAAACATGTAAAGGTCCAAAATTTAAGTAGTCTAGTAACAACTTTTAAAGAGTctaatatcaaatttaattaactaatttaattataatgtttctaatatttttttactttaaaaataagTATGTGTCTCTTTCTTctattacattttatataatctctttaatattttataaaataataatctaaactCGAAAATGTTATTGAAATACTAAAAGTtactaattaaattttgatCAATAAGCGAAAAAACGAAagttctataatattttattttaaaacaagtttaactgtataaaaataataattacatcATTAGATACATGacaacatattattttatttacaaccatttaattaaattttaacaatTGAGTATTATAATAcattataagaatatatatataatatatatgtgtgtattaAGTCCAAAAAGATAACTCAAATAAAGCTGATCACGATTATTAGAAAAACAAACAGATCTacatagttaaatatattttataaataaaaatttgtaagaaaCAACCTTGCGTttcaagttcaaaaaaaaaaacaaccttgCGTTTTAAAAACATGCGTCAGATCACTATCAACAGTTATTTGGTTCTGTTTTCGCTTTGtctactaaaattttaatttagttttatttggaTGTAGTTAAATTTCAGTTACAAGtaactttttgaaaactaaataaaatataatattttgaaaattgatagatctatattattaaaattgaagtaaattTTGGTACGGCttgaaaacatgaataatagtataaataaaaattgttcaGAAACATCAATAGCAGATtaaatatttgcttttatttcttcttttaatatctttttatttatatattctgccattgcatttaaaattattttaaattaattagtttcaatggttattattttcttgtagttaaaataaacatacaaattaaaatatatagtagaaatactaaaaaaattagatagtGACATtggaattattaaaattgacactatttatttttttaattattttggtttttgaaaaaatattttttaatcattaatctagttggcattttgattggttattagggaggtggtgaatttaaaggttcaccataggggatGAATCCAAGTCTTGTCCTAATTAAATACCAAAAGATAAACCGTGGAAATATTTAAGCGGTTTTGAATAATTAGACGGGAGAATGAGCAGAATAAGCATACCCATAAAAGAGAAATGCCTATGATTGTACATATCTCAAAAAGAAATAACCTTTTGATACTGTGCGGACGAAAATGCCCCTCTTTTATTGAATACAGGTCAGACTGCCGAAAAAGTGTGTGTCATACCGCATAAAGGCGTGTGTCAGACTGCAGAGATGGACGGCGGGACATACAATGTACTGTTGGATAAAGCAGCGAAGATCAAATCGAGATTATGTTATCGATAAAATTCTATAACAGCTAATATGTTGtgttatatatcaaatatatatattaacggttaacaaataatatatcCGATAACAACTTATTAATCAACACCATATATCGATCCATTTGTTAGCTAacaactaaatataaaaaatctacaaaCTCACAAGTTATTTATTCAATCATTTATCATCTACACAAACTATGTATCAACGAACATCAAGTATCTTGTAATATCATACAAACCAGTTATCAATTATTTGGTATCGTATAATGTATCAGCTAACAATACATGTACCAGTTAACAAATCTGTTAACAGATAACAACCAACTTATcatgtaatttattaattcaCAGACATCTATCAATCCGTTTGTGAGCTAATAAACCAAGTATAAGTTAAACAAATCATGTACCAGTTAACGTAAAGACTTTTGTAATATCATGTTAAACAGTTATGAATTCTTCGGTATCAAACTATGTGTCAGATACTAAAACATGTAAGAAatcatttatcatataaaacttatatCAGATAACAAATATGATAGTTACGAATGTTTCGGTATCAAACTATGTGTCAGATAAAACAGTTATGAATTCTTCAATATCAAATTATGTGTCAGATACCAAAACATGTAAGAAatcatttatcatacaaaatttatatcaggtaacaaataatatatcagATAACAACTTATTAATCAAGACCATGTATCAATGCATTTGTCAgctaataaactaaatataaaaaatgtacaAGCTCACAAGttatttattcaattatttATCATCTACACAAATTATGTATTAATGAACATCAAGTCTCTTGTAATATCGTACAAACGAATTATCTATCAATTATTTGGTATCATATAATGTATCAGCTAAATACATGTGCCAAGTAACAAATCGGTTAACGGATAACAACCAACTTATCATGTAACTTATTAATTCACAGACATGTATCAATCTGTTTGTGAGCTAATAAACCAAGTATCAGCTAAACAAATCATGTATCAGTTAACGTGAAGATTTTTGTAACATCATGTTAAACCGTAATGAATTCTTTTGGTATCAAACTATGTGTCAGATAACCAACTATGAATTTGACTATTAAGGTTGTTACAAATTTTGTTAGCGAGTTAACAGACTATATTATTTGTTACGCATTATGTTAACGTTTTATACTACTTATTAACATGCTACAAGTTATGTTATCGAGGTAATCAGATATAACTGACCGAAGTTAGTAAAATAGATGAAAAAGTTGATAATCAGAAGTAGTCAAATATTTGAAACCATGAGTCTGGTTAATAAGTGATGaaagatgaaagaaaaaaaaggaaagaagatgaagcaaaagaaagaaagaagatgaaaaataaagagaaaaaacaaaagagaactaaaaaaataatgagTATTATCCAACGGATATAAGAATAAATCTGACACATGACAGAGCACTGCAGCCCTAAGAGAATAGCATGCAGAGCTATTAGACGTAGGCTGACGCGTGGCAGAGGGGTAAAATCGTCCGACGAAAATAGGTTATGAGATTAAGGATAAATTGTATATTAGGGGTTGGCTTAGGTGTATTTTTACCAATTTCTCTAATTAGACACGGACATAGAAGTTGACTTTCCAGTAACATTTTGTGTTTGCGTTTACAATTGTAAATATCTTTTGATGACTGTATTTTGCAAAGAATCTCGCTTAAAGATTGCATGCTAATTCGTCTCAAAACGTTTTTGGGTTTCAATTAGTTCTCGTTCTTAGTTATGGTTTGCTTTAGTCTGCAAGTGTGTCTTTTCGTTTCGTTTGTGTGGGCTGTCTGTGGGAACATCTCTTTCGTCCCATGACTTTCGATTTCAAGATTTTGATAAACCGCCCGCTTTGTATTATGGTTATGGTTacgtttaataatatttttcagaggaaaaaaaatcttttgataaATTTCTGCAGTAAACTTTTagacatatttttattattaatacaAATTTTGTTTGTGTACTTCTTAATATAACTAATTCTCGATtggtaatataaaaataaataacctaaaacatttttcaaatctagcataatacatttaaaattcCAAAGTAGCAGCATACATCACTGTGTGAAAACACTTGtttatcctaattttttttgtaacaccaaaTGGCTAATTTCTTAATATTGTACAATAATGGctaattatttttggtaaactaataATGGctaattttataagtaaaatatgCTTTGTTGCTATTTTCTTATAGTTACGGGTGTGAAAACTCCGAACTTACATGGACTGGAGATACCGAAGCTTCACTAACTGAGGCGGAAGTTTCCCAGGAAGATTCATGTTCTTGAGagatctatatttttttcaaatgcaACAAAAAGATTTATAAAGGAAAAGAAGTGCGAAACGGATCAAACAGTTAGAGCGAAGAATAACACTATTACATGTCGGtaatatgacatgtcatcatgTTGTCACAGCGTCCACATTTAATGGTGTTGTTAACATCATCACCAACAGTCCGAACAAAATCAAACTTTAGACGGCTCATAGTGCAAGGATCTTCAGATTTGAGGTCCAATCCCTTGATACCAAGTGTAGTAGCTATCTCCTTAAGCGCCTTCGCTGcattaatataataaaagaaaaaattgaacaTCGACCATATAAATTTACACTGATTTTGACTGTGATTGGATAAGAAATAAGTTCAGAAAGTAGTCATTTTTTCTTCTCATACATTCATCTGGATGAAGCCGTGAAGCCGATGTTGCTAAAATTACGAGGAAGCTTGTGACGATGGTAAAGAACATAAGAAAACTGGAGAATGGTATTGGCATATCGATGTAAATTACATATACTGAATCTCTGTATGTGTATTTGTTTTGTGAATAGATGTTATCAACAGCAAGTGATTCAGTAGTTATATAATGTAGGGTGTTTCTTGGGTCGTCGGTTACTGTAGCAGAAAGATATATACTAACCATACTTAATAAATGTTGATTCTGAAGCTGTAGTGGAGAACAGAGACGTTCGTGATTGATGTTTCATGTCTCCTTATGTGTTTATTACTTTTAGAAGGTCAATTAAAATGCTCCACGTTTTAGTAACATGATTCTAAGAAGTTTGGTTCCTAAAATAACCAGCTTGGATTCTAAATGTTTATACTGGATAAACAGATAAACGTGTCcacgaacccaaaccgaaccctaAGACTATCACCTcggattttttcttttcttttggatgaatattaaatttattcaatcaaaacgtgtttaaaataaatgaagCTCTAATTCAAATGTCTGTTAGGCTAAAAATCTGAGATTATCAATTTGTGTGACAAGCAAACCATACGGACGTGGACGTGGATTATCAATTTTGTTACGAATCATCTTGTCTATCGTGTGTTGAAGTTGACGGCCTCATATATTTAACAATGAAGTAAAAAATGGAACAAATATAGATAAGAAGTAATCAAAATTCTGCCATCAGTGCAAAATTATTAACTCCGGTCTGGTTGAAAAACAACGTCGAGGTGTAGGTGTACTATTACTCAGTGGAGATTGTAATTTTTCATGAATTTTCTACTTCTCACTTAGCGGTCACGTGGATATGAATCTATTATTTACGGGCATTTGATCCGGATCCACGATTGAACCagtttgagttttgtgaaaaaattaatatttaaaaacccaataaaacccgtaaaaactcattaaaatcTGGAATCTGATAACCGATTAAACCaatggttgaaccaataaataacattttctaatcatttttactttaaaaaactgaaatgataatagaaaaaacaaaaattagttaatttgaTTTAGTATCCGTTTTTTTTTCTATCGATAatttattaatgtattttacttttgatttattttagatctaaagttttttattatacacattagacatttaaatatttaagaatttttaagttttgatataTTTGTTTAGATGTAATAACTCTTAACTTgctactaaaaaaaattaaataatataaactattttctGATATTTcgtatatcaaatgaaaataaaatataaaactttatatgGAGTTGTCTCAGATATTCTGAACTCTGCTTGTCTTTTTGAAACCATTTCCTTTGAATGGATCTCAAGAGATAAAAACAGGGAAGCCGATGAACTGGCTACGAATATGTTGTTTGTAAACGAGGCTCTTTTGTCCTCTAACTTGGTTTGATTGAAATGAaagtttctatttaaaaaaaataaagttacttttttctaaatatccaaattatacTATCTATCACTTTGTTCACTTCTTTGATATAATTTCATTTACTTTTATCTCTCGTACTTTCAACACTGAGGCAAATTTAGTCGCAAAATCTGCACTCGCAATGTCTGTAATGAACTCTCCTTCGGGAGAGTAACTTTTGACTAGAGAATGAAATGTTttgtttgtccaaaaaaaaagggtttcCTCTCGGTCGTCGGTGTCGGTGACTAGAGAATAgagataaattaatattttcaagaaCTAGTACTGCTGAAATTTCGAAGTTCATAAATGCTTGATGTTCCATGTCCACTTATGACATATGGCTGATCACTGATGTATGTATATGATGGCGAATTACCTGCAGTAATCTTGTTTTAGTGCATTAGCCTCTTTCCACGATTTATTTTGTTCATAAATGATCATTTCCAAGCCATTCTATGAAACCTTAACATTATTTTTacgttgcttttttttttgttaaccatTTTTGAGTTGTTTATATCTCAAATATATAGACACTTGATCATAAACATAAGCAATGTCGAAGTTCATAAATGTTTGATGTTCCATGTCCACTTATGACATGTGGCCGATGTACACGATGACTAATTCTCTGCGGTGATTTGGTTTTAATGCATTAAGGCTCTTTCCAGGCTTTATCTTTGTCAGAAGTGATGAGTATGACCCAAATCTTTCTGCATTCGGTTAATATCACACAGAATGACAGAAGACAATTATTGAAGTTTACATGTagccacaaaaaaaaagataaaagaattaaattttaaaagatgaaTCAGTTTCAATATTTGTGTACAAATCATTTCACAGATCCAGCCTTTCAAACAATATGTTGGTTGGATGCTCTTAGCTTAAAAATGTCACTCACTGTCCATGTCTTCTTTTAAGTTAAACAAAAAAGAGTAAAGTCATTTTGAAGGTATATAACTTAAGGGCTTCAAGAAGTATGATTAATATCTTTTGAGTAATGATTTTCCACAAGATAACTAATCAAGCTTTTATTCTTGATGTAGAATTTAAAGGCTTTAAAAGTATGAGTAGACCCGTCTCAAGTGTTATATGGACcctgagcaaaaaaaaaaatttctcatacaaaatttttttttttaaatattggaCCCTAAATCTAGAccagaaaaaatcaaaaattataatgGATCCTGTGCCAGTGCTCCCCCAGCACATGCCTAGAGCCGGGCCTGATGACTAGGAAAGATCACCGGCTTTAGGGTCCCCCGGCTTTAGGGTCCCCCGGCTTTATACTAATCAACCTGCACCAAGCAGGCTAATCAACCTGCATCAATCAGTATCAATgtctatcttttttttattttgaacaaaaaaagagaaaatcatTTTCTTTACGTAGAATTTAGAGGCTTCAGAAGTATGATTCATATCTTTTGAGTATTGATTTTCCACAAGATAACTAATCAAACTTTAGTTCTTGATGTAGGATTTAAAGGCTTTTAAAAGTATGACTAGGAAAGATCATTGACTTTATCGTCATTTGAGTTTGGGTTTTTCACACCACTCAGTCCCTAACTAATCAAAGCTTTAGTAGTAatagatacaaaaaaaaatacagtaaaTGGACTAATCGTGTAATAAAATTCCAACccatttttacaaaattaacaGTCAGATCATTttacaataaaagaaaatagagaGAAGACATCAAGTTTGAAACCTCTTTTAAGTCTTTGACTCATCTTGCTTTCTTTCTTGTCCAGCCACATGAgtagaggaggaagaagaaggataaCTATTAGTAGAAAGCTGAGTCTTACTGTTGCTCTCCTCCATGCCTTTCCTTACATCTTTGAACGCCTTAAACCTTATATCCCCTGATCTCCTGCTAGTTCCGGGGGTTGATTCCGGCACCGGATAGTGACCTTCCAGCATACCAACCACCTCCGACATTATAGGACGATCTGACGCAGAAGCGCTTGTGCACACGAGAGCCACTTTTATCAAAGTCTCTGCTTCTTTCTTGTCCACATCATGTCTCAATCTCTCGTCCACAACTTGCATCAAGTCCCCTGACTCTTCCAAATCAGTAGCCTGCAGAACAAGAAAAGGTTTATCAAGAAAACAGCTTCAATAAGCAACTGAAAAACTTGCGAAAAAATTACCCATTCCAAGAGGCAGACGTCATCTCCTGCCGCCATGAAACTACTGTTGCTTATGCCAGCGACGATCTCTAGAACCAAAACACCGTAGCTGTAAACATCTGCTTTGAAAGATAAGTAACCCCACAGTGCATACTCTGGTGCCATGTATCCTCTGCATAATAGGTTCACATGTTTCTTATGGGGTTAACAGACAAACCATAACTGTAACAAAACAAGAGAGCGGGTCAGCTCAGGGCTTACATAGTCCCAGCGACCTTGGTGCTGACGTGTGTATTCTCCTCTTCATCAAGCCTAGCCAATCCGAAATCAGATATCTTGGGAGTTAGATCCTTGTCCAGTAAAATATTAGTGGCCTTGATGTCTCTGTGTACAAACTTCAACGGTGATTCCTCATGGAGAAACGCTAGACCTTTTGCAATCCCACTGCAAATCTTAAACCTTGTAGGCCAGTCCAGTGGTATCTGTTTATGCTTTGGACCTTAACCAttgcaaaaaaaacaaacacatttTCTTTAGAACTAAAGCATAAAAAAAATAGCTCttggaaacaaaacaaacactCACTGAATAAGGCTTGAGCCAAACTGTTGTTCTCCATGTATTCATACACCAGCAATAGCTGAGACCGCTCAACGCAGAAGCCATGAAGCTTGACGAGGTTTGGATGCTGAAGACAAGAGATTGCGCCAATCTCGTTTAGAAACTCTCTGTTCCCTTGTCTTGATTTAGATGAAAGCTGCTTCACTGCTACAACTCTTCCATCTGATAACTCaccctacaaaaaaaaaagagattctaTTATCAGCAGATGCACTGCACTATATTAACAAGAATAATCTCTCATCATGTGATCTTTCACCTTAAACACAGCACCAAAACCACCTTCTCCAATCTTGTTTGCTGGATTGAAGTCATCTGTAGCAAATTTGATTTGCCTTAACGTAAACGTTCCAGATGGCAACTCTTCCTCATTAGGATCTGTggggataaaaaaaaaaacttagaatcTTCAATTTCTTATTACCAGCTTTTTGCACTCAGACTTTATAAGAAGCAGTCTGAAGAATGATAAACTACATAGCAGAGCAAAAGATAATGATAAGAAGGCAATGATCACCTTTTCGTTGCTGCCAACGTTTTGGAAGGCAGTCAAAGAACCAAAGGACACCCAGTATAAAGAGAATAAGACATGGGAATCCAAGTCCAATTGCAACTTTTGCTCCCTTACTCATTCCACTTCCAGGGGATGCACACGGCTTAGAATCTGAACATTGAaggtattattattactattaaaaGAAGCTGCTGTAGTGATCATTTCTGGTTTATGCTATAATAAGAAAGCTACCTGAAACTATGGAAATGGCGGATATGAGAGGACCATACACCCCTCTAGTGGGAATCCTGGTGGTTCCTTTACCAGCCCAACTCAACCGGATAGTTAAAATATGGTTAGTGACATTGACAGAGAATGTTTTTGTTATAGGTTTTTGAGCTCCCTTTGCTTCATCCATGATATTGAAGTCCTTCACTACTAGTTCCTCCTGCAGAAAAAGAAGGCgtaagaacaaaaaaagagaacagaacttattaaatttaatttgtcACCAGCTGAGAGCAAAAGGCTAACCTGAATGTAAATGTCGAACACACGCCTCCCAAGCCGGTTATAAGTTTCATCGTTGGTGAATCTCATCTCAGCAAAGTCTAGGTTCACAGTGTATTTTCCATTTTCCAAGCAGGCGTGGAAGTAAGTGAGAGACACTGGAGCTATCCGTGCTGATTTGTACAGATCAGACAGGTTAGATGCCGGGACAAAGACTGTGAATCTAGTGTTTTGGAAATTGTTGTCGTCCATGTAGTCCCCTGTGCTGCTGAACCCCCAATAATCATTACGCTTCAGGTAATATTTAGCAGCACCACCTTCAGCTTCTCCGTCTCCTTGATATAagattttgcttttgttttgatTCAACGTTAGATCGCTTCCACCACAGTTTACATGGAGACAACTCGAATCTGCCagataaaaccaaaataatataaatgagagAGAATTAACGAGTGAACTTTCTAGTTTCTACAATGATAATAAGACAGTAGATAACAATGTCTATAGTGTGTACTTTAAGGTGAGAGACTATTGTGAAACGATCTATCATCACTAAGTCCTTTTAAGAAGGTAAGTACACTTACATTGAGGACATTTGAAATCGTCAATGCAAGGCAGAAACTTGCTTCTACAAAAAAACATCAATTGGTTATGGCGTTTTAGGGGGAAAATTAAGATGCAAAAACGGAATCTAGATGTTAAAGATGATCAAAGGAAAGGAC from Raphanus sativus cultivar WK10039 chromosome 8, ASM80110v3, whole genome shotgun sequence includes:
- the LOC108820904 gene encoding probable LRR receptor-like serine/threonine-protein kinase RFK1; its protein translation is MFANKKKNISIFVFSALVIICYNLYGVNAFKLPQDEVDALEQVATTLGSKYWKFDAENCLVEKVGLTETPPPTAEQVIECECSPTNANDCHVVKIAFKDHSLPGTLPPQITKLPKLREIDLAYNYLNGTIPLEWFTTNLTLISLLVNRLSGEIPKELGNLTSLTYLELESNAFSGTIPQELGNLVHLEKLLLSSNNLTGNLPASFSKLQNITDFRINDLQLSGTIPSYIQNWKELQRLEMVASGLTGPIPSVISVLNNLQNLRISDIGGPVQPFPSLKNSTEISKLVLKNCNLAGQIPDYLSNFENLETLDLSFNKLPGVIPSFAHAEKLRFLILAGNRLEGDVPADLLRDGITVDLSYNNLKWQSPESRSCRPNMNLNLNLFQSTSTKESSKFLPCIDDFKCPQYSSCLHVNCGGSDLTLNQNKSKILYQGDGEAEGGAAKYYLKRNDYWGFSSTGDYMDDNNFQNTRFTVFVPASNLSDLYKSARIAPVSLTYFHACLENGKYTVNLDFAEMRFTNDETYNRLGRRVFDIYIQEELVVKDFNIMDEAKGAQKPITKTFSVNVTNHILTIRLSWAGKGTTRIPTRGVYGPLISAISIVSDSKPCASPGSGMSKGAKVAIGLGFPCLILFILGVLWFFDCLPKRWQQRKDPNEEELPSGTFTLRQIKFATDDFNPANKIGEGGFGAVFKGELSDGRVVAVKQLSSKSRQGNREFLNEIGAISCLQHPNLVKLHGFCVERSQLLLVYEYMENNSLAQALFSPKHKQIPLDWPTRFKICSGIAKGLAFLHEESPLKFVHRDIKATNILLDKDLTPKISDFGLARLDEEENTHVSTKVAGTIGYMAPEYALWGYLSFKADVYSYGVLVLEIVAGISNSSFMAAGDDVCLLEWATDLEESGDLMQVVDERLRHDVDKKEAETLIKVALVCTSASASDRPIMSEVVGMLEGHYPVPESTPGTSRRSGDIRFKAFKDVRKGMEESNSKTQLSTNSYPSSSSSTHVAGQERKQDESKT